In a genomic window of Sulfurisphaera tokodaii str. 7:
- a CDS encoding APC family permease, producing the protein MSKSSEKEERLKEPKREIGLRDLVFLSLGGQSPFLSVLVYGLLAFENGGYFAPIAVILGTLLVLINGLVVYRLSTKFTQEGGYYLYAYYSLTKRLGFETGWTYLLYSSFYGVAYALGASFVLSEVLSINPFIILSLILGISSTLALIGKKPSFRYAIFASILEIFMLSFIAGSFLYTTKFTFYNPFVKIPPLDRLALAIIFGSSIPTGYGSITPLSGEVKDPKKTVPRAIITVILLGGLLAAFDIYSIIDHIIYFHIAITNIDLIHLIEYRFGLLTLAFVLFAAANDGVLATLTYIFSTSRTIFAMAYHDFLPSILAKLTEKNEPFYAVAVAVASYWIISFISTVISGFNLANAFALVGLISLFANLYVHLAADFSLFKISLKRARKRILQLALSISAVIVTLVIFSASVEGTVPLTLDIFLLWLIAGFLIAEIIDMSKEED; encoded by the coding sequence ATGTCAAAATCGTCTGAGAAAGAGGAGAGGCTGAAAGAACCTAAAAGGGAAATAGGTCTAAGGGATCTCGTGTTTTTGAGTCTTGGTGGTCAATCTCCGTTTTTGAGTGTTTTAGTTTACGGTTTGTTGGCTTTTGAAAATGGAGGATATTTCGCTCCTATTGCTGTTATATTAGGAACTCTTTTAGTTCTTATTAACGGTCTTGTTGTATATAGGCTTTCAACTAAATTTACGCAGGAGGGAGGATATTATCTTTATGCTTATTATTCTTTAACAAAAAGATTGGGCTTTGAGACTGGATGGACTTACTTGCTCTATTCTTCATTTTATGGTGTAGCCTATGCTTTAGGTGCATCTTTTGTTTTAAGCGAGGTACTCAGTATAAACCCTTTTATAATACTTTCACTTATTCTTGGCATATCTTCTACTTTAGCATTAATAGGTAAAAAACCCTCATTTAGATATGCAATTTTTGCAAGTATTTTAGAGATATTCATGTTATCTTTTATAGCCGGTTCATTCTTATATACTACAAAATTTACTTTTTATAATCCATTTGTAAAAATTCCACCATTAGATCGACTAGCACTTGCAATAATTTTTGGTTCTAGCATTCCGACAGGTTATGGTTCAATAACTCCATTATCTGGAGAAGTTAAAGATCCTAAGAAAACCGTTCCTAGAGCAATAATCACTGTAATCTTACTCGGAGGACTACTTGCTGCTTTTGATATTTATTCGATTATAGATCATATAATTTATTTTCACATCGCTATAACTAATATTGATTTAATACATTTGATAGAATATAGATTTGGATTATTGACATTAGCATTTGTATTATTCGCTGCCGCAAATGATGGTGTACTAGCTACTTTAACATATATCTTTTCCACATCTAGAACCATATTCGCAATGGCGTATCATGATTTTTTGCCCTCTATATTGGCTAAGCTAACAGAAAAGAATGAACCTTTCTATGCTGTAGCTGTTGCTGTAGCATCATATTGGATTATCTCATTTATCTCTACAGTTATAAGCGGCTTTAACTTAGCAAATGCTTTCGCTCTAGTTGGTTTAATCTCATTATTTGCTAACTTATATGTTCATTTAGCGGCAGATTTCTCTTTATTTAAAATATCTTTGAAGAGAGCTAGAAAAAGAATTTTGCAACTAGCACTCTCTATATCGGCAGTAATAGTGACGTTAGTAATCTTTTCTGCATCTGTCGAAGGTACTGTTCCATTAACTTTAGATATATTCTTACTTTGGCTAATAGCTGGATTTCTAATTGCTGAGATAATAGATATGAGTAAAGAAGAAGACTAA
- a CDS encoding DsrE family protein, translating to MAKFLLVVKSQDQLNVNTAVNVAQGLKMMGAEDVKMVFLGPGITALNKKNDISQIVSKASENLRKMSIKVYACEMAMKNYNVNKDDLIFFDEISRGADVIVKFANEGYTILTF from the coding sequence ATGGCAAAGTTCCTACTTGTAGTTAAATCCCAAGATCAATTAAACGTTAATACAGCAGTTAACGTAGCACAAGGACTAAAAATGATGGGGGCAGAAGATGTCAAAATGGTATTCCTAGGACCTGGAATAACTGCGTTAAACAAGAAAAATGATATATCACAAATAGTAAGTAAGGCAAGTGAAAATCTTAGAAAAATGAGTATTAAAGTATATGCTTGTGAGATGGCAATGAAAAACTATAATGTTAATAAAGATGACCTAATCTTCTTTGACGAAATATCAAGAGGAGCAGACGTAATAGTTAAATTTGCAAATGAGGGTTATACAATACTAACCTTCTAA
- a CDS encoding DUF2299 domain-containing protein, with protein sequence MATDTEIYNWFLELGMKVEKVTSGNAYFHITVSPPVENSVKVSIIRTNPNSTFYIITVIIDLDVDKLKKNPSLLKSIKLDLIRMNLEFFLIPPDAEIPKSIQIGKIMFSEGLTKNQILDTVTLVKNGAYLVLTTLEG encoded by the coding sequence ATGGCTACAGATACTGAAATATACAATTGGTTTTTGGAATTAGGTATGAAAGTTGAGAAAGTGACTTCCGGTAATGCATATTTTCATATAACTGTTTCTCCTCCAGTAGAGAATAGTGTTAAAGTTTCAATAATCAGGACAAACCCAAACTCTACCTTTTATATAATTACAGTAATAATTGATTTAGATGTCGATAAACTAAAAAAGAATCCGTCATTATTAAAGAGTATAAAGCTAGATTTAATTAGAATGAACCTGGAGTTTTTCTTAATACCTCCAGATGCTGAAATACCTAAAAGTATACAAATAGGTAAGATTATGTTTTCTGAGGGACTAACAAAAAACCAAATATTGGATACAGTTACATTAGTTAAAAATGGTGCTTATCTAGTTCTAACAACTTTAGAAGGTTAG
- a CDS encoding HAD family hydrolase — MYVFAFNFLNTIAKVPDNTIKELNELQCVITTYTLARVYVPYSVLLQAKGVKLDKLEIYQDSLLLEEISYRARIFIITNLEKKFVKEFLLRNNIDVFVQDVISAEEIKRYKPSPEFFDYLAKRANSVKGAITIISSNPQDIIVAKSMGFKAYWMNRSNLQYPFPANLQPDNILKSITSLAESTAQHKVDSSMGDSALRCT, encoded by the coding sequence ATGTACGTATTTGCATTTAATTTTCTAAACACAATAGCTAAAGTCCCAGATAATACAATTAAAGAGTTAAATGAGTTACAATGTGTAATTACTACTTATACTTTAGCTAGGGTTTATGTTCCCTATTCTGTTCTGTTACAAGCAAAAGGAGTTAAATTGGATAAGCTAGAAATTTATCAGGATTCATTATTGTTAGAGGAAATAAGTTATAGGGCTAGAATCTTTATAATTACTAATCTAGAAAAGAAATTTGTTAAAGAATTTTTGTTAAGAAATAATATAGATGTGTTTGTTCAAGATGTTATTTCTGCCGAGGAGATAAAAAGATACAAGCCTTCACCAGAATTTTTTGATTATCTCGCTAAAAGAGCTAATAGTGTTAAAGGAGCTATTACTATAATATCCTCAAATCCACAAGATATAATAGTGGCAAAATCTATGGGGTTTAAGGCTTACTGGATGAATCGCAGTAATTTACAATACCCCTTTCCAGCCAATTTACAACCGGATAATATTCTAAAATCTATAACGTCCTTAGCCGAGTCAACTGCACAACATAAAGTTGATTCAAGTATGGGAGATTCAGCTTTAAGGTGTACGTAA
- a CDS encoding 4Fe-4S dicluster domain-containing protein: MNIGLVVSQRARELLTDDFLLKIYKESGIPYVAEFGDYLANDVRDNELQGLLIVSESDMSKFVAEADERLGLNPLAIEVLPLSWFSEKGENYRFALLMAYIRKLSRQELVYRLQPIKNVTISRRSLIKFKLYEYRPYPVLFDSIFAEREINTLISSCPKGILAKTIEGVGVTSPENCSYCGYCTTKGYLGYLEMPTFTTDQLVYFINTINYYDDKAKALVFTKFKDIPLQEGYYPLLVPSLASIPDVFLYVTYASGLVPVLLIDRETNDIEKKRLDEIPTYFPGSKLPIYKVKIEELQKLELKNELSKSLIPEELPLRKYRRRNLYLWAIDEMKNKVKLDEEAEVPDIYFVSIDPEKCVLCGVCVRACQMMVPDLKNVNDTMSLEYNIPMCIGSQRCVKNCPENAIKVERFAKIKELKKIAVSKAVVAKCRYCGKPIGSVKVKNKVDSLLIDMGFSGTAQYTDVCNECKQKMLTKVWLENYLKIKGGK; encoded by the coding sequence TTGAATATTGGTTTAGTTGTTAGCCAAAGGGCTAGAGAATTACTAACAGATGATTTTCTGTTGAAAATATATAAAGAAAGTGGGATTCCTTATGTGGCTGAGTTTGGTGATTATCTGGCTAATGATGTTAGAGATAATGAATTGCAAGGTCTTTTAATAGTTTCCGAGTCTGATATGAGTAAGTTTGTTGCTGAAGCAGATGAAAGGCTTGGTTTAAATCCTTTAGCAATAGAGGTTTTACCCCTTTCCTGGTTCTCCGAAAAGGGCGAGAATTATAGATTTGCTTTACTCATGGCTTATATAAGAAAGTTATCAAGACAAGAACTTGTATATAGATTACAGCCCATAAAAAACGTTACCATATCAAGACGTTCACTAATTAAGTTTAAGCTTTATGAATATAGACCTTATCCTGTTCTTTTTGATTCTATCTTTGCTGAAAGGGAAATTAATACACTTATTTCGTCATGTCCTAAAGGGATATTAGCAAAGACTATTGAGGGGGTTGGAGTAACTTCCCCAGAGAACTGTTCATATTGCGGTTATTGTACCACTAAGGGTTACCTAGGTTATTTAGAAATGCCAACGTTTACAACTGATCAGCTAGTCTATTTTATTAACACTATAAATTATTATGATGATAAGGCTAAAGCTTTGGTATTTACTAAATTTAAGGATATTCCTTTGCAGGAGGGTTATTATCCATTATTAGTACCTTCATTAGCTTCGATCCCTGACGTATTTCTTTATGTTACTTATGCATCTGGTTTAGTCCCAGTGTTACTAATTGATCGTGAAACTAATGATATCGAAAAGAAGAGATTAGATGAAATTCCTACATATTTCCCTGGATCGAAACTACCCATTTATAAAGTTAAGATTGAGGAGTTACAAAAACTTGAGTTAAAAAATGAGCTAAGTAAATCCTTAATACCAGAAGAATTACCATTAAGGAAGTATAGGAGAAGAAATCTATATTTATGGGCTATTGATGAAATGAAAAATAAAGTGAAGCTTGATGAAGAAGCAGAAGTTCCAGATATCTATTTCGTCTCTATAGATCCAGAAAAGTGTGTTTTATGTGGTGTTTGTGTTAGGGCTTGTCAAATGATGGTCCCCGACTTGAAAAATGTTAACGATACAATGTCGCTTGAGTATAATATTCCAATGTGTATAGGTTCTCAACGGTGTGTTAAAAACTGTCCAGAGAATGCTATAAAGGTTGAGAGGTTTGCTAAAATAAAGGAGTTGAAGAAGATTGCTGTAAGTAAGGCTGTTGTTGCTAAGTGTAGATATTGTGGTAAGCCAATAGGTTCTGTAAAGGTTAAAAATAAGGTAGATTCCCTTCTGATAGATATGGGATTTTCTGGCACAGCACAGTATACAGATGTATGTAATGAGTGTAAACAAAAAATGTTAACAAAGGTCTGGCTTGAGAATTATCTGAAGATAAAAGGAGGTAAATAA
- a CDS encoding TorD/DmsD family molecular chaperone, whose amino-acid sequence MSSLLEISSMRFLIYDTFSHLFLYNYYEEDYTQLMKKLEKIKDIQEINSIVNFKTIWEKLLNSKRSDYLIEYTTLFLTGLGVKPLTPVESKRFFSLMGERVAKFRKDDIIRFYSSRRLKLNYMNQFVFEEDHISNILAFMAYLIKEEIEFRQERKDIYKNLMDQKNFFITHIQGWVPDWINDVINDPRADIFKVVCKELKSWIDFENSYLLGGGKN is encoded by the coding sequence ATGTCTTCTCTTCTTGAAATCTCTTCCATGAGATTTTTAATTTATGACACTTTCTCACACTTATTCCTTTATAATTACTATGAAGAAGATTATACCCAATTAATGAAAAAACTAGAGAAGATAAAAGACATTCAAGAAATAAATTCCATCGTTAATTTTAAGACTATATGGGAAAAATTGTTAAATTCTAAGAGAAGTGATTATCTGATTGAATACACAACCCTCTTTTTAACTGGTCTTGGGGTCAAACCCTTAACCCCAGTTGAAAGTAAACGTTTCTTTTCGTTAATGGGAGAAAGGGTAGCAAAGTTTAGGAAAGACGACATTATTCGCTTCTACAGCTCAAGAAGGCTAAAACTGAATTACATGAATCAATTTGTGTTCGAGGAAGACCATATTTCAAATATTCTAGCATTTATGGCCTACTTAATTAAAGAAGAGATAGAGTTTAGGCAAGAGAGAAAAGATATTTACAAGAACTTAATGGATCAAAAGAATTTCTTTATAACTCATATCCAAGGATGGGTTCCAGATTGGATTAATGACGTAATTAATGATCCTAGAGCTGATATTTTTAAGGTTGTGTGTAAGGAATTGAAAAGCTGGATTGATTTCGAGAACTCTTACTTATTAGGTGGTGGTAAAAATTGA
- a CDS encoding 4Fe-4S dicluster domain-containing protein has protein sequence MSSITLNPKEGGIQKSLPFTPKKNYAIITDLNKCFGCAGCQMSCKEWNTSGMFGPLPDLNPYGELDVMFWLRVLYVEVGNYPQTKVYNIPINCFHCMNAPCVPVCPVGATFKREEDGIVLVDYNECIGTKYCIYACPYGNRFFDYVEGVTKKCTHCFDRIYDPTLPPEERIPACIHGCMVQARIWADRLDPTDPGNILFIDKGGFVLGPETGADPASGYLPWRSAYAADNDVELLSESEYYNVWTSNGVVILGSQGNNSTYTEQNGNSTS, from the coding sequence ATGTCCTCTATAACTCTAAATCCGAAAGAAGGTGGAATTCAAAAATCCCTTCCTTTCACGCCAAAGAAAAACTATGCTATAATAACTGACTTAAACAAGTGTTTCGGCTGTGCTGGCTGTCAAATGTCATGTAAAGAATGGAACACCTCTGGAATGTTTGGACCGTTACCAGATCTAAATCCATATGGAGAATTAGATGTTATGTTCTGGCTAAGAGTGCTTTATGTTGAAGTTGGTAACTATCCGCAAACTAAAGTTTACAACATCCCAATAAACTGTTTCCACTGTATGAATGCCCCTTGTGTACCAGTATGTCCAGTTGGTGCTACGTTTAAGAGAGAAGAAGACGGAATAGTATTAGTAGATTATAATGAGTGCATAGGAACTAAATACTGTATTTATGCATGTCCTTACGGTAATAGATTCTTCGATTATGTTGAAGGTGTTACAAAGAAGTGTACTCATTGTTTTGATAGAATTTATGATCCAACACTACCGCCAGAAGAAAGAATCCCAGCTTGTATACACGGCTGCATGGTTCAAGCGAGAATATGGGCTGATAGATTAGATCCCACTGACCCTGGTAATATACTGTTTATAGATAAAGGTGGATTTGTTTTAGGTCCAGAAACCGGTGCTGATCCAGCTAGCGGTTATTTACCGTGGCGTAGTGCATACGCCGCTGATAACGATGTTGAATTACTTAGCGAGTCAGAATATTATAACGTATGGACTTCAAATGGTGTAGTTATTTTAGGATCTCAAGGAAATAACTCTACCTACACAGAACAAAACGGTAATTCTACAAGTTAA
- a CDS encoding twin-arginine translocation signal domain-containing protein, whose amino-acid sequence MSNLKLTRRDFLKLSGITALTTAILLEGGSVIDKVFRGQEDFTYTLNYPNDEVVYGNCFQCLGRCSLEIVRTPQGFPRFITGTIGWHINDGGVCPRGASDVYYYFAPARLRFPLLRAGDRGSGKWIAIDYDTAYDIIINGVNASSWNKLGISPQQLGVGNFPGLLKIREENPHALAFFQGRDQLIPGITAGFFAGNYGTANAGAHGGFCSMNVYTAGVYVTGAPVWEYAGPDEERAQYFILAGLAGDHFPNWMRRIIAIIRENGGKVVTIAPERFGFYSVSDEHLFINPATDGALAMGWIRVLVDFHYYVYKAYLASTGQGTPVLNPQTLQPVSPAYDPSSGQLIMQTVAPNGQVVQLPQFGDIPQTAVFPHIDEEFLRYYTNLSWLVIVNPNPQNGDCLDPTDPSAGNNVGLHLRMPVSNEEYSSSNPWLEAIMGSDGNVYSYVDTPWQKGVFPILTLDELPSSMQSQIIQVPYKLKNGQVVKVPAIQVTVPKALGSNETITLTVTTAFELFRAELLNYDPYTPYQQSPQYGVLNVADITGIPHNTVVRIANEIATVAFQKSIYEPAKWVDYLGRYHDHVVGRPVSIYFMRGLAAHANGFMSAAAYYYLVLVIGAWDNPGADLYKYPYPHYFPGHTVPPHPLANTPTLDPDIASAIQGSNLTFPKTRSGFLKTEYIYNDGTVDIKNVTIVGAGPYGFPDGPDDLVIYKTGRPLLVDRGYSWEIPLTTQRSISAVAYTTYFMNKYPNQVIPYTVQAMMWYITAPYWNNAYTLTDLLQKVTEKDNSGNYIIPFTISIDLFMQETNNVVDLIIPDLSFLEIYGFHSTFDRPTSLPQGPSDSLNWPVLPAMYPVLSAGDFLLTLAWLLRIYPNQGNNIDLTKNPHYTTQDPVTGLPLVSPVTVHDPVTGTTILQQGQPGLISSGMYILKGGVLIAGYGSNFEYILTDAEGKQSPNPQQLKLYASFVPNGANQQDVINQILSSVPQGQTFSTAPTYKIAANQRSSGIEHYFRIPVKFQPKLQQMLQNIITKYAAGQMTLEDINPGFVKVGKGGAVYVLPPSIRYMRNVNMFYFKGWGAYMPGAYGPIGLPYVHRIYLEYLQKFRLAAAGKWQGYNAAYYYFYLKTGNSNFLVKSVLPNDSYGQALAKNLLDYHRPFGGYYPPPAWKSEITSDGIDLNEYPLTFFVRRHDRTYHSWSFNVPWLTAIMPYTPVMLSSADPYVKSMGIQSGDFVQFEAVNEPWSGGLRTTLTAIAFLDNATRPGAAWVVVSAQALPNFRGMTSDSPQVKYSILNNWANISYMPPSRGGQLSPQSDNAFPIMYLDPITGQTAWHDSRIKIVGKVSATKTSVTANRFVYMGQDFSSQDILSVIVSQMSGQISISGASNGAPFAQGVNIPHLRFNANNMQSTSLWSYVAPYSLASNNYQLGSYKIRYGFAGESSSS is encoded by the coding sequence ATGAGTAATTTAAAACTAACGCGAAGAGATTTTCTAAAACTGTCTGGTATTACAGCTTTAACAACTGCGATTTTGCTCGAGGGAGGTTCAGTAATAGATAAAGTGTTCAGAGGACAAGAGGATTTCACTTATACACTAAACTACCCTAATGATGAAGTAGTTTATGGTAATTGTTTCCAATGTCTTGGTAGGTGTTCACTAGAAATTGTAAGAACACCGCAAGGTTTTCCTAGATTTATAACTGGCACCATAGGGTGGCATATTAATGATGGAGGAGTCTGTCCAAGAGGTGCTTCAGATGTATATTACTATTTCGCTCCAGCAAGATTAAGATTTCCACTGCTAAGAGCAGGTGATCGTGGAAGTGGTAAATGGATTGCAATTGACTATGATACTGCTTATGATATAATTATAAATGGTGTAAATGCATCCAGTTGGAATAAACTAGGCATATCACCACAGCAGTTAGGAGTCGGTAACTTCCCCGGATTATTGAAAATTAGGGAAGAAAATCCGCACGCTTTAGCTTTCTTCCAGGGGAGAGATCAGTTAATCCCCGGAATAACTGCTGGGTTTTTCGCAGGTAATTATGGGACAGCAAATGCTGGAGCGCATGGTGGCTTCTGTTCAATGAACGTTTATACTGCCGGAGTTTATGTAACTGGTGCGCCAGTATGGGAGTATGCTGGACCAGATGAGGAAAGGGCTCAATATTTCATATTAGCCGGTTTAGCTGGAGATCACTTCCCTAACTGGATGAGGAGAATTATCGCAATAATAAGAGAAAACGGAGGTAAGGTAGTCACAATAGCTCCAGAAAGATTTGGATTTTATTCAGTTTCTGATGAACATTTGTTCATAAACCCGGCTACTGATGGAGCATTAGCTATGGGATGGATAAGAGTATTAGTTGATTTCCACTACTACGTATATAAAGCCTATTTAGCATCAACTGGTCAAGGAACTCCTGTTCTTAACCCACAAACATTACAACCAGTTTCTCCAGCTTATGATCCTTCATCTGGGCAATTAATAATGCAGACAGTAGCTCCAAATGGGCAAGTGGTTCAATTACCTCAGTTTGGTGATATTCCACAAACCGCTGTATTTCCACACATTGATGAAGAATTCTTAAGATACTATACAAACTTATCATGGCTAGTTATAGTTAACCCCAATCCTCAAAATGGTGATTGTTTAGATCCAACTGATCCATCAGCTGGTAATAACGTAGGTTTGCATTTAAGAATGCCAGTATCAAATGAAGAATATTCCTCATCAAATCCGTGGTTAGAGGCTATTATGGGAAGCGATGGTAATGTGTATTCATATGTGGATACTCCGTGGCAAAAAGGAGTATTTCCAATTCTAACATTAGATGAATTACCTTCTTCAATGCAAAGTCAAATAATCCAAGTACCTTATAAATTAAAGAACGGGCAAGTCGTAAAAGTTCCGGCAATTCAAGTTACGGTTCCTAAAGCCCTAGGTAGTAATGAAACTATAACATTGACTGTAACTACTGCTTTTGAACTATTTAGAGCTGAACTACTAAATTACGATCCTTATACACCCTATCAGCAATCTCCTCAATACGGTGTTTTAAATGTTGCTGATATCACTGGAATACCGCATAATACTGTTGTTAGGATAGCTAATGAAATAGCTACTGTAGCATTCCAGAAATCCATTTATGAGCCAGCTAAATGGGTTGATTATTTAGGTAGATATCATGACCACGTTGTTGGAAGACCAGTCTCAATTTACTTTATGAGAGGTCTAGCTGCTCATGCTAATGGCTTTATGAGTGCTGCAGCATATTATTATTTAGTCTTAGTAATAGGAGCATGGGACAATCCAGGTGCTGACCTATATAAGTATCCATATCCTCACTATTTCCCAGGTCATACAGTACCTCCTCATCCGTTAGCTAATACACCAACTTTAGATCCAGACATTGCAAGCGCAATACAAGGAAGCAATTTAACATTCCCTAAGACTAGGTCTGGATTCTTAAAGACTGAATACATTTATAATGACGGTACTGTAGATATTAAGAATGTAACTATTGTTGGTGCTGGTCCTTATGGGTTCCCAGACGGTCCAGATGATTTAGTAATTTATAAGACCGGAAGACCTCTACTGGTAGATAGAGGATATAGCTGGGAAATTCCGTTAACAACTCAAAGATCAATTAGTGCTGTTGCATATACTACGTATTTTATGAATAAGTATCCTAACCAAGTCATTCCTTACACCGTGCAAGCAATGATGTGGTATATCACTGCACCTTACTGGAATAATGCCTATACTCTAACAGATCTGTTACAAAAAGTAACAGAGAAGGATAATAGTGGGAACTATATTATTCCATTCACAATAAGCATAGATTTATTTATGCAAGAGACTAATAATGTAGTGGATTTAATAATTCCAGACTTATCCTTCCTAGAAATTTATGGTTTTCATTCTACATTCGATAGACCAACCAGCTTACCTCAAGGACCATCTGATTCATTAAACTGGCCAGTGTTGCCAGCAATGTATCCAGTTTTAAGTGCTGGTGATTTCTTATTAACATTAGCATGGCTCCTAAGAATATATCCAAACCAGGGTAATAATATCGATCTAACTAAGAATCCACATTATACGACACAAGATCCGGTAACTGGATTACCATTAGTTAGTCCAGTAACAGTTCACGATCCAGTAACTGGGACAACAATATTGCAACAAGGTCAACCTGGATTAATATCATCTGGCATGTATATTTTAAAGGGCGGAGTTTTAATAGCTGGTTATGGAAGCAACTTTGAATATATACTTACAGATGCTGAAGGTAAACAGTCACCTAATCCTCAACAGTTAAAACTATATGCATCTTTTGTACCTAATGGTGCTAATCAACAAGATGTTATAAATCAGATATTAAGCAGTGTACCTCAAGGGCAAACTTTCTCAACAGCTCCAACCTATAAGATTGCTGCTAATCAAAGATCTAGTGGTATTGAACATTACTTTAGAATTCCAGTTAAATTCCAGCCTAAGTTACAACAGATGCTTCAAAATATAATAACAAAGTATGCAGCTGGACAAATGACGTTAGAAGACATTAATCCTGGATTTGTAAAGGTCGGAAAAGGAGGCGCGGTTTACGTGTTACCACCATCAATAAGGTACATGAGAAACGTAAACATGTTCTACTTTAAGGGTTGGGGTGCTTATATGCCTGGAGCCTACGGACCAATTGGTTTGCCTTATGTGCATAGGATATACCTAGAATATTTACAGAAGTTCAGACTAGCTGCAGCTGGCAAATGGCAAGGATATAATGCAGCTTATTACTATTTCTATCTTAAGACCGGTAACTCAAACTTCTTAGTCAAAAGCGTCTTGCCCAATGATTCATATGGTCAAGCTTTAGCTAAGAATTTACTTGATTATCATAGACCATTTGGAGGATATTATCCACCTCCCGCATGGAAATCAGAAATTACTTCTGACGGCATTGACTTAAACGAATACCCGTTAACTTTCTTTGTGAGAAGGCATGACAGGACTTACCATTCATGGAGTTTTAATGTTCCATGGTTGACTGCAATAATGCCATATACTCCAGTTATGTTAAGTTCTGCTGATCCTTACGTGAAAAGTATGGGAATTCAAAGTGGTGATTTCGTACAATTTGAAGCTGTTAATGAACCATGGTCTGGAGGATTAAGGACTACATTAACAGCTATAGCATTCTTAGACAATGCAACTAGACCCGGTGCTGCTTGGGTTGTAGTTTCAGCTCAAGCTTTACCAAACTTTAGAGGTATGACTTCAGATTCCCCGCAAGTAAAGTATAGTATATTGAATAACTGGGCAAATATATCATATATGCCCCCATCTAGGGGTGGACAATTGTCACCACAGAGTGATAATGCTTTCCCAATTATGTATTTAGATCCAATAACTGGACAAACTGCATGGCATGATAGCAGAATAAAAATTGTTGGCAAAGTGTCAGCGACTAAAACAAGTGTTACAGCTAATAGGTTTGTCTATATGGGTCAAGATTTCTCTAGCCAAGATATATTGTCAGTAATTGTTAGCCAGATGAGTGGGCAGATAAGTATAAGTGGGGCAAGTAATGGTGCACCATTTGCACAAGGAGTTAATATTCCGCACTTAAGATTTAACGCCAATAATATGCAGTCCACATCTCTGTGGAGTTATGTAGCTCCTTACTCTTTAGCGTCAAATAACTATCAGCTAGGTAGTTATAAGATAAGGTACGGATTTGCGGGTGAGTCCTCATCAAGTTAG
- a CDS encoding tetratricopeptide repeat protein, which translates to MNIGELIEQGKYEDALKELKGEDEDTKLLRGFLLYRLGKYDDAIKEVSNVDRLESYYIKFECYKGLGKKEDAIKSLEEGINKYSLSHVLYYILAQYYFEEGDLDKALDYIDKSLSILPISYDYKFLKAKILFSKEDYENALVYLNDVISMNPKNIEARIMKAMCYYNVGLKMDALSEINKALDLEKNNVTLHFLKGKIYFETGFYKLALAEFKIALRLSPSADMYYHVALSYYMLGLHRDANMFIDKAISLEEKGRYYALKARVMKELGDLAKAKELASKAINLDSETKKELEDLL; encoded by the coding sequence GTGAACATCGGGGAACTAATAGAACAAGGTAAGTATGAAGACGCGTTAAAGGAATTAAAAGGGGAAGATGAAGATACAAAACTTCTTAGGGGTTTTCTACTTTATAGACTAGGTAAATATGATGATGCAATAAAAGAAGTTAGCAATGTGGATAGATTAGAGAGTTACTATATCAAATTCGAATGTTATAAAGGTTTAGGCAAGAAAGAAGATGCTATAAAAAGTCTAGAGGAAGGAATAAATAAGTATTCTTTGAGTCACGTACTTTATTATATATTGGCTCAATACTATTTTGAAGAAGGAGATTTGGATAAAGCGCTAGATTACATTGATAAGTCTCTCAGTATTTTACCTATAAGTTACGATTATAAGTTTTTAAAAGCTAAGATTCTTTTTTCTAAGGAAGATTACGAAAATGCTCTAGTTTATTTAAATGATGTTATCTCTATGAATCCTAAGAATATTGAGGCTAGAATAATGAAAGCAATGTGCTATTATAACGTTGGGCTAAAAATGGATGCATTATCAGAGATAAATAAAGCCTTAGACCTTGAAAAAAATAATGTTACTCTTCATTTTCTTAAGGGGAAGATATACTTTGAAACTGGATTCTATAAATTGGCTTTAGCGGAGTTTAAAATTGCATTGAGACTCTCTCCCAGTGCAGATATGTATTATCATGTCGCTCTCTCATATTATATGTTGGGTTTACATAGAGATGCCAACATGTTTATCGATAAGGCTATAAGCCTTGAAGAGAAAGGGAGATATTACGCGTTAAAGGCTAGAGTAATGAAAGAATTGGGTGATTTAGCTAAAGCTAAAGAATTGGCATCTAAGGCTATTAATTTAGATTCAGAGACTAAAAAAGAACTAGAGGATTTACTTTAA